In a single window of the Oecophyllibacter saccharovorans genome:
- the addB gene encoding double-strand break repair protein AddB: MSGIATLAATEPFLDRIAQEWLQRYGARDEGGAAGGRILVPGRRAARALQEAFLRVLDGRAALLPAITPLGDLEEETLFAMDLEARFPPAVDPTHRLVVLTQLVLKAPLARIADNSEGALERAWPLAQALAQLMDEAERAGVDLAHALPTAVAEDYAEHWQETLVFLEIVTKFWPAWLQEQGFSNPVARQVSLLRAQAEAWLQAPPEGPLWAAGFVDGSGGVAELLGAVARAPEGCVILQGVDLKLNEPLWESLPQAHPQALLRDLLTTLEVPRSRLEVWAQSSPPAQDSHAAREGLMRQVMLPEQGLFSWGRQQPHSLLAAGVEGLSLLTAEDTQQEAQVIALALRAIAEQPGRRASLVTPDLSLARRVETELLRFGIHADNSAGEPLSGTPPAVFLRLVADAAASQLAPVALLAVLKHPLASLGLGAGRARASARLLERQLLRGPSPPPGIAGLRQALAEREKELEKNTLKHGQDGQSPERGEDPASWGSSADAPHTPAPLKAFLDRIEQAFAPLLALEGDASLPDLLTGLVQAAEALAALPEEAEEESSARPGAQLWRGDDGRLLSRHLAELMAHGEALPGQRLNGLEAFLTVSMAGKSLTGLRGHQQGVALAHPRISILGVLEARLMAFDTVILGALTEASWPPATDPGPWLSRPMRQRVGLPSPERRLGASAHDFLMSVLASRQVLLSAPARREGSPAVRARWLTRLQAYLSGQEEAPALPAPAALAWQQVLDRPLHAVATPVAPPRPRPPLALRPRRLSITEIDLLKRDPYAIYGRHILKLRPLPPLEEGVDHAHYGLVVHAALEEMFRRHPQAWPADARRELADCFERALKAQPLRPALVAWWRPRLERIADWVVAQELPQRLGGGVWTTAAEAKVRHVLHGLPGGSFTLTGRADRIDLAAMHDGAEDAPAALRAARVFDYKTGTPPRKADVALGWDSQMVLEAALLARGYFPDLPAARAESLVYWQLQGGPVPGRVHEMPGRKSALSLDELVDGALDQLAALIGDYDNPRHAYLSHPWAEHTARFTDYAQLARVSEWRSGSR, from the coding sequence ATGAGCGGTATTGCCACCCTTGCGGCAACGGAACCCTTTCTGGACCGGATCGCCCAGGAGTGGTTGCAGCGCTACGGCGCGCGCGATGAAGGCGGTGCTGCAGGCGGACGCATTCTCGTGCCGGGCCGCCGTGCGGCGCGCGCGCTGCAGGAAGCGTTCCTGCGCGTTCTGGATGGGCGCGCTGCCCTGCTGCCGGCCATCACCCCTCTGGGAGATCTGGAGGAGGAAACGCTGTTTGCCATGGATCTGGAAGCACGTTTTCCGCCTGCCGTGGACCCGACCCACCGTCTGGTGGTGCTGACACAGCTTGTGCTGAAAGCCCCTCTGGCCCGAATTGCCGACAATTCCGAAGGCGCTCTGGAGCGTGCCTGGCCCCTGGCCCAGGCGCTGGCGCAGCTGATGGATGAGGCCGAGCGTGCCGGCGTGGACTTGGCCCACGCGCTGCCGACGGCGGTGGCTGAAGATTACGCCGAGCACTGGCAGGAGACGCTGGTCTTTCTTGAAATTGTCACGAAATTCTGGCCTGCCTGGCTGCAGGAGCAGGGATTTTCCAACCCTGTTGCCCGGCAGGTGAGCCTGCTGCGGGCGCAGGCTGAAGCCTGGCTGCAGGCGCCGCCTGAAGGCCCTTTATGGGCAGCGGGTTTCGTTGATGGCAGCGGGGGGGTGGCCGAGCTGCTGGGGGCCGTGGCGCGCGCACCTGAAGGGTGCGTCATACTCCAGGGAGTGGATCTGAAACTGAACGAGCCTTTGTGGGAAAGCCTGCCCCAGGCCCATCCCCAGGCGCTGCTGCGCGATCTGCTGACAACCCTTGAGGTCCCGCGCAGCCGCCTGGAAGTGTGGGCGCAGTCGTCTCCCCCTGCACAGGACAGCCATGCAGCAAGGGAAGGGCTGATGCGCCAGGTGATGCTGCCTGAGCAGGGGCTGTTCAGCTGGGGCCGCCAGCAGCCGCATTCCCTTCTGGCAGCCGGCGTGGAAGGGTTGAGCCTGCTGACGGCCGAAGACACCCAGCAGGAAGCGCAGGTCATCGCGCTCGCCCTGCGTGCGATTGCTGAGCAGCCGGGACGGCGGGCCAGCCTGGTCACGCCCGATCTCTCCCTGGCGCGGCGCGTGGAGACCGAGCTGCTTCGTTTCGGCATTCATGCCGATAATTCGGCCGGTGAGCCCCTCAGCGGAACGCCGCCGGCTGTTTTCCTGCGTCTTGTCGCTGATGCGGCGGCCAGCCAGCTTGCCCCGGTCGCCCTGCTGGCCGTGCTCAAGCATCCTTTGGCCTCACTGGGTCTGGGGGCTGGCCGGGCACGGGCCAGCGCGCGGCTGCTGGAGCGCCAGCTCCTGCGAGGCCCGTCGCCCCCACCAGGCATCGCCGGTCTGCGCCAGGCCCTGGCTGAGCGTGAGAAAGAGCTTGAAAAAAACACCCTTAAGCATGGGCAGGATGGCCAGTCCCCTGAGAGGGGGGAAGACCCCGCCAGCTGGGGCAGCAGTGCCGATGCGCCCCATACTCCCGCCCCGCTGAAAGCCTTTCTGGACAGGATTGAACAGGCCTTCGCGCCCCTGCTGGCGCTGGAGGGCGATGCTTCCCTGCCTGACCTGCTGACCGGTCTCGTGCAGGCTGCCGAAGCGCTGGCTGCATTGCCGGAGGAAGCGGAAGAGGAGAGCTCTGCGCGCCCGGGCGCGCAGTTGTGGCGCGGGGATGACGGGCGCCTTCTGTCGCGTCACCTGGCTGAGCTCATGGCCCATGGCGAAGCCCTGCCCGGCCAGCGGCTCAACGGGCTGGAGGCCTTTCTGACCGTTTCAATGGCCGGCAAGAGCCTGACAGGGTTGCGGGGCCATCAGCAGGGTGTGGCGCTGGCCCATCCGCGCATCTCCATTCTCGGGGTGCTTGAAGCGCGCCTCATGGCCTTTGATACGGTCATTCTGGGCGCCCTGACGGAAGCCAGCTGGCCGCCGGCAACCGATCCCGGCCCATGGCTGAGCCGCCCGATGCGCCAGCGGGTCGGGCTGCCTTCCCCCGAGCGACGGCTGGGGGCGAGCGCGCATGATTTCCTCATGTCGGTTCTGGCCTCCCGTCAGGTGCTGCTCTCCGCCCCTGCCCGGCGGGAAGGCAGCCCTGCCGTGCGTGCGCGCTGGCTGACGCGCTTGCAGGCCTATCTCTCCGGCCAGGAAGAAGCGCCTGCCCTGCCTGCGCCAGCAGCCCTGGCCTGGCAGCAGGTTCTCGACCGCCCGCTTCATGCAGTGGCAACCCCTGTCGCGCCGCCCCGTCCGCGGCCGCCGCTGGCGCTGCGTCCGCGGCGGCTGAGCATCACGGAGATCGATCTTCTCAAGCGTGATCCCTATGCCATCTACGGCCGCCATATCCTGAAACTGCGCCCCTTGCCGCCTCTGGAGGAGGGGGTGGACCACGCCCATTACGGATTGGTGGTGCATGCGGCGCTGGAGGAGATGTTCCGCCGCCACCCCCAGGCCTGGCCCGCTGACGCGCGCCGGGAGCTGGCAGACTGTTTCGAGCGGGCCCTGAAAGCGCAGCCACTGCGCCCGGCCCTGGTGGCCTGGTGGCGCCCGCGCCTGGAGCGGATCGCTGACTGGGTTGTTGCCCAGGAACTGCCGCAGCGTCTGGGCGGTGGCGTCTGGACCACCGCTGCTGAAGCAAAGGTGCGCCATGTCCTTCACGGCCTGCCCGGCGGTTCCTTCACCCTGACCGGTCGGGCCGACCGGATTGATCTTGCCGCCATGCATGACGGAGCTGAAGACGCGCCTGCTGCACTGCGTGCGGCACGCGTGTTCGACTACAAGACCGGCACGCCGCCGCGGAAGGCGGATGTGGCCTTGGGTTGGGATTCCCAGATGGTGCTGGAAGCCGCCCTGCTGGCACGGGGATATTTCCCGGACCTGCCGGCGGCGCGCGCTGAAAGCCTGGTTTACTGGCAGCTGCAGGGCGGTCCTGTACCTGGCAGGGTGCATGAGATGCCGGGCAGGAAAAGCGCGCTTTCCCTCGATGAGCTGGTTGATGGCGCGCTGGACCAGCTGGCTGCCCTGATCGGTGATTACGACAACCCTCGGCATGCCTATCTGTCGCATCCCTGGGCTGAACATACGGCGCGCTTTACCGATTACGCCCAGCTGGCGCGCGTCAGTGAATGGCGGAGTGGTAGCCGGTGA